The segment GCCCGCCGTGCCCGCCGCGTCCTCGGCGTCCGGACGCCGCTCCAGCACCACGATCGGCCGCGCGGGGTCGAGCAGCAGCCCCTCTTCGACGGCGTCCACCTCGCACAACCGCCGGGCGGCGTCGAGATCGGCGACCATGAGCGCCAGCGGCCGTTCCTCGCGGTGCTTGCGATGTCGCAGGGTCCTGACAGCGTCCTCGTTCGCCGCCGCGACGGCGAGGTGATAGCCGCCCAGACCCTTGATCGCCACGATGGAGCCGTCGGCGAGCAGGCCGGCGGCGCGCGCAATGGGGTCGCCATCGCCCGGGATCGCCGAGCCGTCGGCGGCCCGCAGCTCCAAGCGCGGCCCGCAGTCCGGGCAGCACACCGGCTGCGCGTGGAAGCGCCGATCCGCCGGATCGGCGTACTCGCGGTCGCAGCGCTCGCACAAGGCGAACGCCGCCATGGTCGTTCCCGGCCGGTCGTAGGGGAGTTCGCGCACGATGGTGAAGCGCGGCCCGCAGTTGGTGCAGTTGGTGAACGCGTAAGCGTGGCGCCGGTCGGCGGGGTCGGCCATCTCCGCCAGGCAGTCCGCGCAGGTGCCGGTGTCCGGCGCGACCAGGACGGTGCGCGGTCCGCCGGTGCCGCTGGCCGAGATCGAGAAATCCCTCTGGCCGAGCGCGGAGATCGGCTCGACCTCGACCTGCTCGACCCGGGCCAGCGGCGGTGCCTGGCCGGTCAGCGCGTCCACCAAACGGTCCAGCGCCGCGGGCTCGCCCTCGGCCTCGATCAGGACCCCGAGGCCGTCGTTGCCGACGAACCCGCCGAGCCGCAGGCGACACGCCAGGCCGTACACGAACGGCCGATAGCCCACGCCCTGCACGACTCCCTGGACACGAACCCGAATGCGCGTCATTTGCCCTCCCGGGTCCCGCCTGTCGCAATCCTCATGGACTACAAATACCGGCGAATCCGGTGATAGCTGCGTAAGTTGGACCGCGCGTCGGCCTGTGCCGCTCGCAAGAGCGAGCGCGCGGGCCGTTCCGACGAACGGGAGGCGATCATGCCGGCAGCCCAAGCGGCCCCCGCTGAGGAGACCGTGATCCATGTCCTGTGGCTCAACGCCGGGCTCAGTTGCGACGGAGACTCCGTCGCGCTGACGGCCGCGAGCCAGCCCAGCATCGAGGAGATCGCGCTCGGCGCCCTGCCGGGCCTGCCGAAGGTGGCCGTGCACTGGCCGCTGATCGATTTCGAGTGCGGACCCGCCGGCGGCGCGGACGACTTCCTGGAGTGGTTCCGCAAGGCCGACCGGGGCGAGCTGGAGCCGTTCGTGCTCGTCGTGGAGGGCTCGATCCCCAACGAGTCGATCAAGGACGAGGGCTACTGGGCCGCGTTCGGCACCGACCCCAAGACCGGGCAGCCGATCACCACCTCGGAGTGGGTGACCCGGCTGGCGCCGAAGGCGACCGTGGTGCTCGCGGTCGGCACCTGCGCCACCTACGGCGGCATCCACGCCATGTCCGGCAACCCCACCGGCGCCATGGGCGTCCCGGACTTCCTGGGCTGGGACTGGACCTCCAAGGCCGGCATCCCGATCGTGTGCGTGCCGGGCTGCCCGATCCAGCCGGACAACCTGTCCGAGACCATCACCTACCTGCTCTACCAGGCCAGCGGCCAGGCCCCGATGATCCCGCTGGACGACGCGCTGCGGCCGGCCTGGCTGTTCGGCGCGACCGTGCACGAGGGCTGCGACCGCGGCGGCTACTACGAGCAGGGCGAGTTCGCCGACTCCTACGGCGAGCCGACGTGCCTGGTCAAGCTCGGCTGCTGGGGCCCGGTGGTGAAGTGCAACGTGCCCAAGCGCGGCTGGATGGGCGGCATCGGCGGCTGCCCGAACGTCGGCGGCATCTGCATCGGCTGCACCATGCCCGGCTTCCCGGACAAGTTCATGCCGTTCATGGACGCCCCGCCCGGAGCGGTCGTGTCCACCACCGCCTCCAAGGCCTACGGCAAGGTGATCCGCAATCTGCGCTCGATCACCACCAAGACCGTCGACGCCGAACCGAAGTGGCGCCGTCCCGGACCCAAGCTGACCACCGGCGCCAAGCGCACCTGGTGACCGTCGGCCCGCGCATCCCCCGACCCCCGACCCCCGACCCGTTGCACCGCCACCACTCCGATGGGACACGCCTGATGACCGCCACGACCAGCAAGGGCAGCAAAGCCTCCGGCGACGGCCTCGTGGAGATGGCCTGGGACCCGATCACCCGGATCGTGGGCAGCCTCGGCATCTACACGAAGATCGACTTCAAGAACGCGACCGTGGCCGAGTGCCACAGCACGTCCTCGATCTTCCGCGGCTACAGCCTGTTCATGAAGGGCAAGGACCCGCGCGACGCGCACTTCATCACCAGCCGCATCTGCGGCATCTGCGGCGACAACCACGCCACCTGCTCCTGCTACGCGCAGAACATGGCCTACGGCGTGAAGCCGCCGCACCTCGGCGAGTGGATCGTGAACCTCGGCGAGGCCGCGGAGTACATGTTCGACCACAACATCTTCCAGGAGAACCTGGTCGGCGTGGACTACTGCGAGCGGATGGTCAAGGAGACCAACCCCTCGGTGCTGGCCAAGGCCGAGAACACCCCGGCCCCCGGCGCCGAGGCGCACGGCTACAAGACCATCGCCGACATCATGCGGGCCCTGAACCCCTTCAGCGGCGAGTTCTACCGCGAGGCGCTGCAGGTCAGCCGCTCCACGCGGGAGATGTTCTGCCTGATGGAAGGGCGCCACGTGCACCCCTCCACGCTGTACGCCGGCGGCGTCGGCACCGTGGCGACCGTCCAGCTGATGACGGACTACCTGTCCCGGCTGATGCGCTATGTGGAGTTCATGAAGAAGGTCGTGCCGATGCACGACGACCTGTTCGACTTCTTCTACGAGGCGTTGCCGGGCTATGAGAACGTCGGCCTGCGCCGCACCCTGCTGGGTTGCTGGGGCTCCTTCCAGGACCCCGAGTACTGCAACTTCTCCTACGCGGACATGAGCGACTGGGGCCGCAAGATGTTCGTCACCCCCGGCGTCGTGGTCGACGGCAAGCTCGTCACCAACGACCTGGTGGACATCAACCTCGGCATCCGCATCCTGCTCGGCAGCTCCTACTACGAGGACTGGAACGACCAGGAGACCTTCGTCAGCCACGACCCCCTGGGCAACCCGGTGGACCGCCGGCACCCCTGGAACCAGCACACCAACCCGCGTCCGGGCAAGCGGGACCTGGAGGACAAGTACAGCTGGGTGATGTCCCCGCGCTGGTACGACGGCAAGGACTACCTGGCCCTGGACACCGGCGGCGGCCCGCTGGCCCGGCTGTGGTCCACCGCGCTGTCCGGGCTCGTCGACACCGGGTACGTCAAGGCCACCGGGCACAGCGTGCAGATCGAGCTGCCCAAGACGGCGCTCAAGCCCGCGGTGACCTTCGAGTGGAAGATCCCGAAGTGGAGCAACACCCTGGAGCGCAACCGCGCCCGGACCTACTTCCAGGCCTACGCCGCGGCCTGCGCACTGCACTTCGCCGAGAAGGCGCTCGCCGAGATCCGCGCCGGCCGCACCCAGACCTGGGAGAAGTTCGAGGTCCCGAACGAGGCCATCAGCTGCGGCTTCACCGAGGCCGTGCGCGGCGTGCTCTCGCACCACATGGTGATCCGCGACGGCAAGATCGCGAACTACCACCCGTACCCGCCGACGCCGTGGAACGCCAGCCCGCGCGACTCCTACGGCACGCCCGGACCGTACGAGGACGCGGTCCAGGACCAGCCGCTGTTCGAGGAGAACAGGGGCGACGCGTTCAAGGGCATCGACGTGATGCGCACAGTGCGCAGCTTCGACCCCTGCCTGCCTTGCGGGGTGCACATGTACCTCGGCGGCGGCAAGACCCTGCAGAAGCTGCACACGCCGACGATGGCGACGCCCGAGTGATGGAGAACGCCACCGCAACCGCCACCGCGACGGCAGAAACCGACGCGGACCGGCTCGTCGAGGTCGGCGAACGGATCGAGCGGGTCCTCGAACAGGGGGATCCCGCTCGGCCGGTCGCCCGCGACGAGGCGCGGGACCTGCTGCGCCTGGTCACCGACCTCTACGGCGCCGGCCTGGAACGCCTCCTGGCGATCGCCGACGAGGCCGGCGCCCTGGACGACGCCCTGCTGTCCCGCCTGGCCGCCGACTCGCTCGTCGGCAGCCTGCTGTTGGTGCACGGACTGCACCCCGACAGCGTCGAACAGCGGGTGGCCCGCGCCCTTGACGAGCTCCGGCCCCAGCTGGAACGCCACGAAGTCGAGGTCGATGCCGACACGACCGAGGAGGGCACGGTGCTCCTGCGCGTCACGGGGGCCGGCGGCTGCGCCTCGACATCCGAAGCGCTGGTCGGCAGCATCCGGGCAGCGGTCGAGGATGCCGCGCCGGACGCGGTGGTGAAGGTCGAGACGGCGCGCGCCGCCGCCGGGACGTTCATCTCGCTGGACTCGCTGATGACCGGCCTGCACGTGAACCCGGTGCGAGCATGAACCATCCGACACCCGCGCCGGTTGAGAGCACCGACGCGCTGGCCGCGCTCCGCCGCATCCGCGCGACCAGGCCCAAGGCGCACCCCGAGGTCCCGAGCGTCATCGAGCGCTGCGAGCTGTGCGCGGTCCCGGTCTCGGCCGAGCACCGCCACGTCGTCAACCTCGACAGCCGCGCGCTGCTGTGCGCCTGCCGCCCCTGCTCGCTGCTGTTCGAGTACCAGGGCGCCGAACTGTCCTATCGCACCGTCCCCGACCGCCACCTCGCCCTGCCGCCGCTGCCCCGGCAGCAGTGGGACAGCCTCGAGGTCCCGGTCGGGCTGGCCTTCATCTTCCGCAACTCCCGGCAGGAGCGCACCGTCGTCTGCTATCCGGGCCCGGCCGGCGCCACCGAGGCCGATCTGCCCACCGACGCCTCCGAGGCGTTCGCCGAAGCCGTCCCCGACGTCGAGGCCGTCCTGGTCCGGGCGCGCGAGGACGGGTTCGACCGCTTCGTCGTCCCCATCGATGCCTGCTACGCCCTGGTCGGCCACCTGCGCGTGCTGTGGCGCGGTTTCGACGGCGGCTCCGAGGCCCACGCCCGCGTCGCGGAGTTCTTCGCCGACATCGAGCGCAAGGCGGTGCGACCGGCGTGAGCGAGCTTGCCTTCACCGTGCTGGACATCAGCCCGGAGCCGTACGCGGCCGCGCCGAACCTGGCCGCCCGCCTGCGGATCACCGAGGCCACCGGCGAGCGCGTCCACGCGATCGCGCTGCGCTGCCAGGTCCAGATCGAGCCGCGCCGCCGCGCCTACACCGGCGAGGAGAAGACCGACCTCGCCGACCTGTTCGGCGCGCCGGCGCGCTGGGGCGAGACGCTGCGGCCGGTGGTCTGGACGCAGGCCTCGACGATGGTGCAGGGCTTCACCGGCTCGGTGGACGTCGACCTGCCGCTGCCGTGCACCTACGACTTCGAGGTCGCCGCCGCCAAGTACCTGCAGGCCCTGGCGGGCGACGACGTCCCGCTGACCCTGCTGTTCAGCGGCACGGTGTTCACCCGGGGCCTGAACGGCTTCGGCGTGGAGCAGATCCCCTGGCACCTGGAGGCCTCGCACCGCATGCCGATCCGCGTTTGGCGCGAGCTGATGGACGCCCACTTCCCGAACACCGGCTGGATCCGCGTCGACCGCGAGACGCTGCGCCGCCTGGGCCGCTACCGGTCCGAGCGCGCGCTGACCGACTGGGGCCAGGTCTTCGACGCGCTGCTGCCGGCCGACGAGTTGGAGACTTCGCGATGACGTACGCCGATGTCGACGTCGCCGAACCGCGCGAGGAGGCGCGGCTGGCGGCCGTACGCCGCGTGGCCGACGCGATCCTGTTCGAGGGCTACATCCTGTATCCGTACCGTGCGACTTCCGCGAAGAACCAGCTGCGCTGGCAGTTCGGGATGCTCGGGCCGGCCGGCGCGGCGCAGGCCGGGGTCGGCGAGGAAGCCGGGATGCGCACGACGCTGCTGTTCGAGCCCGGTGCCGACACCGATGCCTATGCCGATGCCGCCGCCGACACTGAAATCGGCGTGGACCTGACCCTGCGCTTCCTGCACCCGCAGTTCCGATCCGTCGAACGGAGATCCGGCGCGGCCTTCGAGCCGGTCGAATCGCTGACCACGGCCGGCACGCACTGGATCCCCTGGCACGAAGCAGTGGTCTGCGAAGTCCCGCTGTCCGGCATCACCTCCGACACCGTCATCCCGATCGAGATCGCCGGCAGCCAGGAGACCGAGCCCCTGCACGACGACGGCCGCCTGGCCGGACGCCTGGTTCGCATCCGTGAGCGCCTGCGAGGCCAAGTCCGGGTGTCCTGGCGGCGGCTGGACGCCCCTCGGCCCCTGTTCGCCGTCGACGTCGAGGTCACCAACCTCGGGCGCTGGGACCGGTCCGCCGCATCCGACGACGCGCGCCCCGACGCCCGACGTTATGGTGCCCCACGCACCGCTGCCCCGCGCAGTGCCGCCCGCGATCTGGCCGCCCGCGTCTCCTTCGCGGGAACCCACGTCGTGGCGCGCGCCGTCGGCGGACGATTCCTTTCGCTCACCGATCCGCCGTCCTGGGCTGCGGCCGCCGCCGCAGCCGGCGACCAGCACCGCTGCTGGCCGGTCCTGCTCGGCGAGGAAGGCGGCCCGGACGACCTCGTCCTGGTCTCGCCGATCATCCTGTCCGACCGTCCCGCGGTCGCTCCGGAGAGCGCCGGCGACTTCTTCGACGCCACCGAGATCGACGAGATGCTCGCGCTGCGCGTGCGCACCCTGACCGACGACGAGAAGGCCCAGGCCCGCGGCACCGATCCGCGCGCCGCCGAGATCGTCGACCGCTGCGACACCATGACCGACGAGGTGCTCGCCAGGCTGCACGGTACTGTGCGTGATTCGGCTGGGCGCGATTCGGCCGGCGGCGCTTTCGACCAGCCCGACACCCCCTGGTGGGACCCCGCGGCCGACGCCTCCGTGGCCCCGGAGACCGACACCGTCGTGGTCGCGGGCGTCGCGATCGGCAACGGCAGCAAGGTGCGGCTGCACCCGCTGCGCCGCGCCGACGCCCAGGACATGTTCCTGGCCGGCCAGAGCGCGACCGTAGCCGCCGTCCTGCACGACGTCGACGACGGCGTCCACGTGGCCGTCACCCTCGACGACGACCCGGCCAACGACCTGCACGCCTGGTACGGCCGCTACCACTACTTCGCCCCCGAGGAACTGGAGCCCGTACGGGAGCCCGTACTGGAGCCCGTGCTGAAGCCCGGATCGGAGCCCCTGCGATGAGCCCGGAGACCCCGCGCGTCCTGGTCGCCGGCATCGGCAACGTCTTCCTCGGCGACGACGGCTTCGGCTCCGAGGTGGCCCGGCGTCTGGCCGCCGAGCCGCTGCCGGAGAACGTGACCGTGACCGACTACGGCATCCGCGGCATGCACCTGGCGTTCGACCTGCTCGACGGGTACGACGTCCTGCTGCTGGTCGACGCGCTGCCGCACGGCGCCGCGCCCGGGGACGTGACCGTCCTGCAGGTCGGCGAGGAGGACCTCGGCTCCGGCGAGTTCGACGCGCACGGCATGAGCCCGGTCGCGGTCCTGGGCTCGCTGGGCTCCCTCGGCGGCCGGCTGCCGCCGCGGACGTTCGTCGTCGGCTGCGAGCCGGCGGACGTCGGGGAGGGCATCGGCCTGTCCCCGGCGGTGGCCGCGGCGATGGACACCGCGCTTTCGGCCATCCGGGTGCTAATCCCCGGCGACCCGGTAGACCTCACCAGCATCGCGAAAGGTGTGTGACATGAAGGTATTCGGTGTACTCAGCGCGGCCGCCCTGACCGCGCTCGGCGTGGCGGCCTCGATCCTGGCCGTCCGTTCGCTGCCCGACCTGGCGCGCTACATCAAGATCAGGAGCATGTGAGGCGATGCACGAGATCGGATACTGCGCCGGGGTCCTGGAGGCCGTGGAGCGGCGCGCGGCCGGGCGTCCCGTGGCCCGGATCGGCGTCCTGGTCGGGGCCCTGCACCGGATCTCGCCGGCCGCGTTCGAGCAGTCGTTCCAGCTGGTCGCCGACGGCGGCGTCGCCTCCGGCGCGCGCACCGAGGTGGCGATCGCGCCGGTGCGCGCCAGCTGCACCGCGTGCCCGGCGGCGTTCGAGAGCACGGAGGCCTCGCCCGCGTGCCCGGACTGCCACAGCACGCAGGTGGCCACCCAGGGCGGCGACGAGCTGGTCCTGCAGTGGGTGGAGTACACCGAGGCGCAGGACGGCGCCGCCGCGCGCGAGCACGCCGGACCCGTCCCGGTCGCCGTGCGAGAGGACCACTGAGCCGTGTGCCTGGCGATCCCCGGACAGGTCGCGGAGCTGCTTCCCGACACCGATGACCAGCTGGCCGTGATCGACGTGGTCGGCGTGAAGCGCAAGATCAACATCGGCCTGCTGGAGCCCGGCACGCTGGCGCCGGGGGACTGGGTCCTGATCCACGTCGGCTTCGCGATGTCCAAGGTCGACGAGAAGCAGGCCGCCGAGGCGCTGGCGGTGCTGGAGATGATGGGCCAGGCCTTCGACGAGGAGCTGCAGGCCGTCGCCGAATCGGATCCGGTGTGAGCGCCGCGGCCGACGCTGTCGCCGGTGCTGCCGCCGGTGCTGCTGGTGCTGCTGCCGGCGCCGCACAGCCCGGGTTCGGCGCCTGCTCGGGCGAGGCCGGCGGCGACGGCGAGTGCCTGACGTGCGGCGACGTCGCGATCCCGCTGACCGTGGTCGAGGTCGCCGGCGCCGACGCGCGCTGCCGCGACGAGGCCGGGCGCACCGAGACGGTCGCCGTGGAGCTGGTCGGGCCGGTCGGGGTGGGGGACCGGCTGCTGGTGCACGCCGGTGTCGCGATCGAGGTGCTGCGGCCCGAGTTGCCGTCGCCGGAGACCCTGCCGCCCGAGATGCCGCCGCCCGAGCCGGAAGCCTAGGAACAAGAAAACAGGAGCCTGCGATGCGCTTTGTCGACGAATACCGCGACCCGGACCTGGCCCGCGTGCTGTCGGCGCAGATCGCCGCGCTGGCCGAGCCCGGGCGGCACTACAAGTTCATGGAGGTCTGCGGCGGCCACACGCACGCGATCTACCGCTACGGCGTGCACGACCTGCTGCCGGAGAACATCGAGCTCGTCCACGGCCCGGGCTGCCCGGTGTGCGTGATCCCGATGGGCCGCGTCGACGACGGCATCGCCCTGGCCGAGCAGCCCGGCGTGATCCTGACGTGCTTCGGGGACATGATGCGGGTGCCCGGCGGGCGCGGCTCGTTCCTGGAGGCCAACGCGCGCGGCACCGACATCCGCATGGTGTACTCGCCGCTGGACGCGCTGCGCATCGCCCGGGAGAACCCGGACCGGCAGGTCGTCTTCTACGCCATCGGCTTCGAGACCACCGCGCCCTCGACCGCGCTGACCGTCCTGCGCGCGGAGCAGGAGGGCATCGAGAACTTCTCGGTGATGTGCAGCCACGTCACGATCATCCCGGCGATCAAGGCCATCCTGGACTCGCCGGACCTGCGCCTGGACGCCTTCATCGGGCCCGGCCACGTCTCCACGGTCATCGGGTGCCGGCCGTACGAGTTCATCGCGCGCGAGCACGGCAAGCCGGTGGTCTGCGCGGGGTTCGAGCCGCTGGACGTGCTGCAGTCCGTCCACATGATCATGAAGCAGCTCGCCGAGGGCCGCAGCGAGGTGGAGAACCAGTACGGCCGCGTCGTGCGCTGGGATGGCAACGAGCTGGCGCTGAAGTCGCTGAGCAAGGTCTTCGAGCTGCGGCCGTTCTTCGAGTGGCGCGGCCTGGGCTCCATCCCGCAGTCGGCGCTGCGGTTCACCGAGGCCTACGCGCGCTTCGACGCCGAGCAGCGGTACGCCCTGCCCGGCGTCCGCGTCGCCGACCCGAAGGCGTGCCAGTGCGGCGAGGTGCTCAAGGGCGTGCTGAAACCGTGGGAGTGCAAGGTGTTCGGCACCGCCTGCACCCCCGAGACGCCGATCGGCACCTGCATGGTCTCCTCCGAGGGGGCCTGCGCCGCCTACTACAACTTCGGGCAGTACTCGCGGCAGCGCCTCGACCTGCAAGTGCTCTGATGCGCGCTGAACTGCTCCGACGTGTTCTGACGTGCCCTGAGAAGGAGAACCGAATGCCGAAGGTCCTCACCGAGGAAGAGGTCGGCGCCCGCATCGAGGAGATGCGCCGCCGCCCCCAGCGCTTCCGCGACGAGCGCATCACCATGGCCCACGGCGCCGGCGGCAAGGCGAGCCGCGCCCTGGTCGAGGGCCTGGTGGTGCCGCTGCTGGGGGAGCACGCCCCGGCGGCCCTGGGCGACGCGGCCGAGCTGAAGGCGGACGGCACCGCGCTGGCCTTCACCACGGACTCCTTCGTGGTCCGCCCGCTGAGCTTCCCCGGCGGCACCATCGGCGAACTGGCCGTCAACGGCACCGTCAACGACCTCGCGGTCAGCGGCGCCCGCCCCCTGGCCCTGTCCCTGGCGATGATCCTGGAGGAAGGCCTGGCCGCGTCCGTCCTGGAGGAGCAGGTCCGCGCCATCGCCGCGGCGGCCGCAGCCGCGGGCGTCCCGATCGCGACCGGCGACACGAAGGTCGTCGAACGCGGCAAGTGCGACGGCATGTACCTGACCACCGCCGGCGTCGGCATCCAACGCCCCGACGCGACCCTGGCCCCCGAACGCGTCCGCCCCGGCGACAAGGTCCTGGTCTCCGGCACCATCGGCGACCACGGCGTGGCCATCATGCTCGCCCGCGGCGGCCTGGACCTCCAGGCGCAGGTCCGCAGCGACACCCGCAGCCTGTGGCCGGTGGCCGCGGCGCTCCTCGACGCCTGCGGCACCGCCGCGCACTGCCTGCGCGACGCGACCCGCGGCGGCGTGGCGACGGTCCTCAACGAGATCGCGGCGGCCGCCGAGGTCGGCGTCCTGATCGCCGAGGACCGCGTCCCGATCCGCCCGGAGGTGACAGGAGCCTGCGAGATCCTCGGCATCGACCCCCTCTACGTGGCCAACGAAGGCAAACTCGTCGCCTTCGTAGCCCCCGAAGCCGCCGACGCGGCCCTGGAGGCGTTGCGCCGCACCGAAGGCGGCGCCGACGCCGCCCTGATCGGCGAGGTGCGCGACGAACCGCCGGGACGGGTGCTCGGGCGGACGGGGTTCGGGGGGCATCGGATCATTGATGTGCTGGTGGGGGATCCGCTGCCGCGGATTTGCTGAGGGGTGGTCGGGCTGCGGGCTGCTGCTGGTTGTGGCTGTGCTGTGGGGGTGGGCTGTGAGCTTCTAAATCCCACAGCCCGGCCGCAACCTAGCGTGCCAGTC is part of the Catenulispora sp. MAP5-51 genome and harbors:
- a CDS encoding NifU family protein; protein product: MENATATATATAETDADRLVEVGERIERVLEQGDPARPVARDEARDLLRLVTDLYGAGLERLLAIADEAGALDDALLSRLAADSLVGSLLLVHGLHPDSVEQRVARALDELRPQLERHEVEVDADTTEEGTVLLRVTGAGGCASTSEALVGSIRAAVEDAAPDAVVKVETARAAAGTFISLDSLMTGLHVNPVRA
- a CDS encoding DUF6084 family protein, translated to MSELAFTVLDISPEPYAAAPNLAARLRITEATGERVHAIALRCQVQIEPRRRAYTGEEKTDLADLFGAPARWGETLRPVVWTQASTMVQGFTGSVDVDLPLPCTYDFEVAAAKYLQALAGDDVPLTLLFSGTVFTRGLNGFGVEQIPWHLEASHRMPIRVWRELMDAHFPNTGWIRVDRETLRRLGRYRSERALTDWGQVFDALLPADELETSR
- a CDS encoding HypC/HybG/HupF family hydrogenase formation chaperone, encoding MSAAADAVAGAAAGAAGAAAGAAQPGFGACSGEAGGDGECLTCGDVAIPLTVVEVAGADARCRDEAGRTETVAVELVGPVGVGDRLLVHAGVAIEVLRPELPSPETLPPEMPPPEPEA
- a CDS encoding hydrogenase expression protein HypE codes for the protein MPAAQAAPAEETVIHVLWLNAGLSCDGDSVALTAASQPSIEEIALGALPGLPKVAVHWPLIDFECGPAGGADDFLEWFRKADRGELEPFVLVVEGSIPNESIKDEGYWAAFGTDPKTGQPITTSEWVTRLAPKATVVLAVGTCATYGGIHAMSGNPTGAMGVPDFLGWDWTSKAGIPIVCVPGCPIQPDNLSETITYLLYQASGQAPMIPLDDALRPAWLFGATVHEGCDRGGYYEQGEFADSYGEPTCLVKLGCWGPVVKCNVPKRGWMGGIGGCPNVGGICIGCTMPGFPDKFMPFMDAPPGAVVSTTASKAYGKVIRNLRSITTKTVDAEPKWRRPGPKLTTGAKRTW
- a CDS encoding HypC/HybG/HupF family hydrogenase formation chaperone, which gives rise to MCLAIPGQVAELLPDTDDQLAVIDVVGVKRKINIGLLEPGTLAPGDWVLIHVGFAMSKVDEKQAAEALAVLEMMGQAFDEELQAVAESDPV
- the hypE gene encoding hydrogenase expression/formation protein HypE translates to MPKVLTEEEVGARIEEMRRRPQRFRDERITMAHGAGGKASRALVEGLVVPLLGEHAPAALGDAAELKADGTALAFTTDSFVVRPLSFPGGTIGELAVNGTVNDLAVSGARPLALSLAMILEEGLAASVLEEQVRAIAAAAAAAGVPIATGDTKVVERGKCDGMYLTTAGVGIQRPDATLAPERVRPGDKVLVSGTIGDHGVAIMLARGGLDLQAQVRSDTRSLWPVAAALLDACGTAAHCLRDATRGGVATVLNEIAAAAEVGVLIAEDRVPIRPEVTGACEILGIDPLYVANEGKLVAFVAPEAADAALEALRRTEGGADAALIGEVRDEPPGRVLGRTGFGGHRIIDVLVGDPLPRIC
- a CDS encoding DUF5947 family protein, with protein sequence MNHPTPAPVESTDALAALRRIRATRPKAHPEVPSVIERCELCAVPVSAEHRHVVNLDSRALLCACRPCSLLFEYQGAELSYRTVPDRHLALPPLPRQQWDSLEVPVGLAFIFRNSRQERTVVCYPGPAGATEADLPTDASEAFAEAVPDVEAVLVRAREDGFDRFVVPIDACYALVGHLRVLWRGFDGGSEAHARVAEFFADIERKAVRPA
- a CDS encoding nickel-dependent hydrogenase large subunit, which translates into the protein MTATTSKGSKASGDGLVEMAWDPITRIVGSLGIYTKIDFKNATVAECHSTSSIFRGYSLFMKGKDPRDAHFITSRICGICGDNHATCSCYAQNMAYGVKPPHLGEWIVNLGEAAEYMFDHNIFQENLVGVDYCERMVKETNPSVLAKAENTPAPGAEAHGYKTIADIMRALNPFSGEFYREALQVSRSTREMFCLMEGRHVHPSTLYAGGVGTVATVQLMTDYLSRLMRYVEFMKKVVPMHDDLFDFFYEALPGYENVGLRRTLLGCWGSFQDPEYCNFSYADMSDWGRKMFVTPGVVVDGKLVTNDLVDINLGIRILLGSSYYEDWNDQETFVSHDPLGNPVDRRHPWNQHTNPRPGKRDLEDKYSWVMSPRWYDGKDYLALDTGGGPLARLWSTALSGLVDTGYVKATGHSVQIELPKTALKPAVTFEWKIPKWSNTLERNRARTYFQAYAAACALHFAEKALAEIRAGRTQTWEKFEVPNEAISCGFTEAVRGVLSHHMVIRDGKIANYHPYPPTPWNASPRDSYGTPGPYEDAVQDQPLFEENRGDAFKGIDVMRTVRSFDPCLPCGVHMYLGGGKTLQKLHTPTMATPE
- a CDS encoding hydrogenase maturation nickel metallochaperone HypA, whose protein sequence is MHEIGYCAGVLEAVERRAAGRPVARIGVLVGALHRISPAAFEQSFQLVADGGVASGARTEVAIAPVRASCTACPAAFESTEASPACPDCHSTQVATQGGDELVLQWVEYTEAQDGAAAREHAGPVPVAVREDH
- the hypD gene encoding hydrogenase formation protein HypD; translation: MRFVDEYRDPDLARVLSAQIAALAEPGRHYKFMEVCGGHTHAIYRYGVHDLLPENIELVHGPGCPVCVIPMGRVDDGIALAEQPGVILTCFGDMMRVPGGRGSFLEANARGTDIRMVYSPLDALRIARENPDRQVVFYAIGFETTAPSTALTVLRAEQEGIENFSVMCSHVTIIPAIKAILDSPDLRLDAFIGPGHVSTVIGCRPYEFIAREHGKPVVCAGFEPLDVLQSVHMIMKQLAEGRSEVENQYGRVVRWDGNELALKSLSKVFELRPFFEWRGLGSIPQSALRFTEAYARFDAEQRYALPGVRVADPKACQCGEVLKGVLKPWECKVFGTACTPETPIGTCMVSSEGACAAYYNFGQYSRQRLDLQVL
- a CDS encoding hydrogenase maturation protease is translated as MSPETPRVLVAGIGNVFLGDDGFGSEVARRLAAEPLPENVTVTDYGIRGMHLAFDLLDGYDVLLLVDALPHGAAPGDVTVLQVGEEDLGSGEFDAHGMSPVAVLGSLGSLGGRLPPRTFVVGCEPADVGEGIGLSPAVAAAMDTALSAIRVLIPGDPVDLTSIAKGV